The following are encoded together in the Triticum dicoccoides isolate Atlit2015 ecotype Zavitan chromosome 6B, WEW_v2.0, whole genome shotgun sequence genome:
- the LOC119320901 gene encoding S-(+)-linalool synthase, chloroplastic-like isoform X1 has protein sequence MAAAHACFSFSSFAPLLHSALPVARSGGQSGRNSGFFRPSPVIYPGREPVSHELSDDFDFQESLLNVQALLHQHLKSNKGMLSTVDHLKRLCIDHYFQDEIDNIMESSVDLLHSDDLLDATLSLRLMREVGYYISADDVLQKFTNDNGDFNLRHSKDLRGLLSLHDMSHLNMGEASLYKAKEFSSKHLKFSLKYLEPNLARYVMKSLDHPYHVSLKQYKARHHLSYLQNLPTMHTAIEKLALVEFQMKKLQHQSEMQEVKRWWVDLGLSQEIPAARDQVLKWYMWSMTILEGFSFSRYRVEATKVISMVYIVDDIFDLVATHEELSLFNEAIKMWDLAAAESLPSYMISCYKALYTITNDIADMVIKEHGLNPINHLKQAWATLFDGFMIEGKWLSTNQVPTSEDYLRNGVITSGAPLLFLHLLFMLGHDLTEDNNDHILRVISCPAKIMRLWDDMGSAKDELQEGLDGSYKDLYQRENPHADAEKHMLDMIAGEWEDLNRECFSQTKSTLPPSFIGTSLNFARMVSIMYGYDDEQRLPALEDYTRMLLF, from the exons ATGGCTGCTGCGCATGCatgcttctccttctcctccttcgcgCCATTGCTCCATTCGGCTTTGCCGGTGGCCAGAAGTGGTGGCCAGAGTGGCCGAAACAGTGGCTTCTTTCGCCCTTCGCCGGTGATATATCCCGGGCGGGAGCCTGTGTCCCATGAGCTGTCCGATGATTTTGACTTCCAG GAAAGCCTATTGAATGTTCAAGCGTTGCTTCATCAACATCTGAAAAGCAACAAAGGAATGTTGAGCACGGTTGATCACCTCAAACGCCTCTGCATTGACCACTATTTCCAGGATGAAATCGATAACATAATGGAGTCGTCTGTGGATCTTCTCCATAGTGATGATCTACTTGACGCAACCCTTTCCTTAAGGCTGATGAGAGAAGTTGGATATTATATTTCGGCAG ACGATGTTCTTCAGAAGTTCACAAACGATAATGGTGATTTCAACCTTAGGCATAGCAAAGACCTTAGAGGGTTGCTGAGCTTGCATGACATGTCACACCTCAACATGGGAGAAGCTTCACTCTACAAGGCAAAGGAATTCTCAAGCAAGCACCTGAAATTTTCACTTAAGTATTTGGAGCCTAACCTTGCGAGATATGTGATGAAGTCACTAGACCATCCCTACCATGTGAGCCTGAAGCAATACAAGGCTAGGCATCATTTGAGTTACCTCCAGAACTTGCCTACCATGCACACTGCAATTGAGAAGCTGGCACTTGTAGAATTTCAGATGAAGAAGTTGCAACACCAAAGTGAAATGCAGGAGGTTAAGAG ATGGTGGGTGGATTTGGGATTGTCTCAAGAAATTCCAGCTGCAAGGGACCAAGTTCTGAAATGGTACATGTGGTCCATGACTATCCTCGAGGGTTTCTCCTTCTCAAGGTATCGGGTTGAGGCCACAAAGGTTATCTCAATGGTCTACATTGTGGATGACATCTTTGATCTTGTCGCCACACATGAGGAGCTCTCTCTCTTTAATGAGGCAATCAAAAT GTGGGATCTTGCAGCTGCTGAGTCACTGCCGAGTTACATGATATCATGTTACAAGGCTCTTTACACCATCACAAATGATATCGCTGATATGGTCATAAAAGAGCATGGACTGAATCCTATCAATCATCTCAAGCAAGCA TGGGCAACTTTGTTTGATGGATTCATGATCGAGGGAAAATGGCTATCTACTAATCAGGTTCCCACATCGGAGGACTACCTAAGAAATGGTGTCATCACTTCAGGAGCACCACTTttatttttgcatcttttattcatGCTTGGGCATGACTTAACAGAGGACAACAACGACCACATCCTTAGGGTCATCTCCTGCCCTGCAAAGATCATGAGGCTCTGGGATGACATGGGGAGTGCAAAG GATGAGTTGCAGGAAGGGCTCGACGGATCATACAAGGATTTGTACCAGAGAGAAAaccctcatgctgatgcagagaagCACATGTTGGATATGATAGCGGGTGAATGGGAGGATCTAAACAGGGAATGCTTCTCTCAGACAAAGTCCACACTACCACCTAGCTTCATCGGGACGTCTCTCAACTTTGCAAGGATGGTCAGCATCATGTATGGCTATGACGATGAGCAGAGGCTCCCCGCCCTGGAGGATTACACTAGGATGTTGCTCTTTTGA
- the LOC119320901 gene encoding S-(+)-linalool synthase, chloroplastic-like isoform X2: MAAAHACFSFSSFAPLLHSALPVARSGGQSGRNSGFFRPSPVIYPGREPVSHELSDDFDFQESLLNVQALLHQHLKSNKGMLSTVDHLKRLCIDHYFQDEIDNIMESSVDLLHSDDLLDATLSLRLMREVGYYISADDVLQKFTNDNGDFNLRHSKDLRGLLSLHDMSHLNMGEASLYKAKEFSSKHLKFSLKYLEPNLARYVMKSLDHPYHVSLKQYKARHHLSYLQNLPTMHTAIEKLALVEFQMKKLQHQSEMQEVKRWWVDLGLSQEIPAARDQVLKWYMWSMTILEGFSFSRWDLAAAESLPSYMISCYKALYTITNDIADMVIKEHGLNPINHLKQAWATLFDGFMIEGKWLSTNQVPTSEDYLRNGVITSGAPLLFLHLLFMLGHDLTEDNNDHILRVISCPAKIMRLWDDMGSAKDELQEGLDGSYKDLYQRENPHADAEKHMLDMIAGEWEDLNRECFSQTKSTLPPSFIGTSLNFARMVSIMYGYDDEQRLPALEDYTRMLLF; the protein is encoded by the exons ATGGCTGCTGCGCATGCatgcttctccttctcctccttcgcgCCATTGCTCCATTCGGCTTTGCCGGTGGCCAGAAGTGGTGGCCAGAGTGGCCGAAACAGTGGCTTCTTTCGCCCTTCGCCGGTGATATATCCCGGGCGGGAGCCTGTGTCCCATGAGCTGTCCGATGATTTTGACTTCCAG GAAAGCCTATTGAATGTTCAAGCGTTGCTTCATCAACATCTGAAAAGCAACAAAGGAATGTTGAGCACGGTTGATCACCTCAAACGCCTCTGCATTGACCACTATTTCCAGGATGAAATCGATAACATAATGGAGTCGTCTGTGGATCTTCTCCATAGTGATGATCTACTTGACGCAACCCTTTCCTTAAGGCTGATGAGAGAAGTTGGATATTATATTTCGGCAG ACGATGTTCTTCAGAAGTTCACAAACGATAATGGTGATTTCAACCTTAGGCATAGCAAAGACCTTAGAGGGTTGCTGAGCTTGCATGACATGTCACACCTCAACATGGGAGAAGCTTCACTCTACAAGGCAAAGGAATTCTCAAGCAAGCACCTGAAATTTTCACTTAAGTATTTGGAGCCTAACCTTGCGAGATATGTGATGAAGTCACTAGACCATCCCTACCATGTGAGCCTGAAGCAATACAAGGCTAGGCATCATTTGAGTTACCTCCAGAACTTGCCTACCATGCACACTGCAATTGAGAAGCTGGCACTTGTAGAATTTCAGATGAAGAAGTTGCAACACCAAAGTGAAATGCAGGAGGTTAAGAG ATGGTGGGTGGATTTGGGATTGTCTCAAGAAATTCCAGCTGCAAGGGACCAAGTTCTGAAATGGTACATGTGGTCCATGACTATCCTCGAGGGTTTCTCCTTCTCAAG GTGGGATCTTGCAGCTGCTGAGTCACTGCCGAGTTACATGATATCATGTTACAAGGCTCTTTACACCATCACAAATGATATCGCTGATATGGTCATAAAAGAGCATGGACTGAATCCTATCAATCATCTCAAGCAAGCA TGGGCAACTTTGTTTGATGGATTCATGATCGAGGGAAAATGGCTATCTACTAATCAGGTTCCCACATCGGAGGACTACCTAAGAAATGGTGTCATCACTTCAGGAGCACCACTTttatttttgcatcttttattcatGCTTGGGCATGACTTAACAGAGGACAACAACGACCACATCCTTAGGGTCATCTCCTGCCCTGCAAAGATCATGAGGCTCTGGGATGACATGGGGAGTGCAAAG GATGAGTTGCAGGAAGGGCTCGACGGATCATACAAGGATTTGTACCAGAGAGAAAaccctcatgctgatgcagagaagCACATGTTGGATATGATAGCGGGTGAATGGGAGGATCTAAACAGGGAATGCTTCTCTCAGACAAAGTCCACACTACCACCTAGCTTCATCGGGACGTCTCTCAACTTTGCAAGGATGGTCAGCATCATGTATGGCTATGACGATGAGCAGAGGCTCCCCGCCCTGGAGGATTACACTAGGATGTTGCTCTTTTGA